A region from the Variovorax paradoxus genome encodes:
- a CDS encoding DUF72 domain-containing protein, whose amino-acid sequence MQGTTRIGISGWRYAPWRGRFYPKGLAQRLELDFASRMLPTVEINGSFYSLQRPASWQAWHDATPDDFVFAVKGPRYITHNLRLREPRSALANFFASGVFALGSKLGPILWQLPPSFAYDAARLEEFLSLLPRDGRSALRLARQHNEKLADDRALLKAPAKLRIRHAMEVRHASFANPDFIAMLRRHGVALVVADTAGRWPLLEDLCADFVYMRLHGDKELYASGYDDAALDRWAERIDAWRHGRQVKDARLAVPSRRLSGRKGRDVFCYFDNDVKVHAPYDAAHLAARLGVATGLGADDSFEPPPGMAMRKPARARAGKK is encoded by the coding sequence ATGCAGGGCACCACGCGAATCGGAATTTCCGGCTGGCGCTATGCGCCATGGCGGGGCCGCTTCTACCCGAAGGGGCTGGCGCAGCGCCTCGAACTCGACTTTGCCTCGCGCATGCTGCCCACCGTCGAGATCAACGGCTCGTTCTATTCGCTGCAGCGCCCCGCGTCCTGGCAGGCGTGGCACGACGCGACGCCGGACGATTTCGTGTTTGCGGTGAAGGGTCCGCGCTACATCACTCACAACCTGCGGCTCAGAGAGCCGCGCAGTGCGCTGGCCAACTTCTTTGCGTCGGGCGTGTTCGCGCTGGGTTCCAAGCTGGGGCCGATTCTTTGGCAGCTGCCGCCATCGTTTGCCTACGACGCCGCACGCCTCGAGGAATTTTTGTCGCTCCTGCCCCGGGACGGCCGGTCCGCCCTCAGGCTGGCACGGCAGCACAACGAGAAGCTTGCCGACGACCGCGCGCTGCTGAAGGCGCCCGCAAAGCTGCGCATCCGGCATGCGATGGAAGTGCGGCATGCGAGCTTCGCGAATCCGGACTTCATTGCGATGCTGCGCCGGCACGGCGTTGCGCTGGTGGTTGCCGACACCGCGGGGCGCTGGCCCCTGCTCGAAGACTTGTGCGCCGACTTCGTCTACATGCGGCTGCATGGCGACAAGGAGCTCTACGCGAGCGGCTACGACGATGCCGCGCTCGACCGCTGGGCCGAGCGCATCGACGCCTGGCGCCATGGACGCCAGGTGAAGGACGCGAGGCTGGCCGTGCCCTCGCGCCGGCTGTCCGGGCGCAAGGGGCGCGACGTGTTCTGCTACTTCGACAACGACGTCAAGGTGCACGCGCCCTACGACGCCGCGCACCTGGCGGCGCGGCTCGGCGTGGCCACCGGCCTGGGGGCGGACGACAGCTTCGAGCCGCCGCCCGGCATGGCCATGCGAAAGCCCGCGCGTGCGCGGGCAGGCAAGAAGTAG
- a CDS encoding DUF1439 domain-containing protein, translating into MPFTSRRSMLRALLGAAALPLPLSALAGFNFFTSEYTATRDELQAQIAKRFPVAERYAEIFMVGLRDPQLSLDARSNRAGITATLTIASPLLAASPVQGVVSVSSALRYDAATRALRLDQPKAERLELQGVQGRDAERLQKIGALVAQELLQGQVLRSFTAEELTVGRKTYEIGDITVQDDGIKVQLK; encoded by the coding sequence ATGCCTTTCACCTCCCGCCGCTCGATGCTGCGCGCGCTATTGGGCGCCGCGGCCCTGCCATTGCCGCTGTCGGCCCTGGCCGGCTTCAACTTCTTCACCAGCGAATACACCGCCACGCGCGATGAGCTGCAGGCGCAGATCGCCAAGCGATTTCCGGTGGCCGAGCGCTATGCCGAGATCTTCATGGTCGGGCTGCGCGACCCGCAACTGAGCCTCGACGCACGCAGCAACCGCGCGGGCATCACGGCCACGCTGACCATTGCCAGCCCCTTGCTGGCCGCCTCGCCGGTGCAGGGCGTGGTCTCGGTCAGCAGCGCGCTGCGCTACGACGCCGCCACGCGCGCGCTGCGGCTCGACCAGCCCAAGGCCGAACGCCTCGAACTGCAGGGCGTGCAGGGCCGCGATGCGGAGCGCCTGCAGAAGATCGGTGCGCTCGTGGCGCAGGAACTGCTGCAGGGGCAGGTGCTGCGCAGCTTCACGGCCGAGGAGCTCACCGTCGGGCGCAAGACCTACGAGATCGGCGACATCACGGTGCAGGACGACGGCATCAAGGTACAGCTCAAATGA
- a CDS encoding glycerophosphodiester phosphodiesterase, translating to MTSPLLRAYRPALATLAACIAGALLIAGCAAILPRAKQHFDLQAHRGGRGLAPENTLAAFSNAIDLGVNTLELDIGLTADGVVVISHDTALNPDHTRDADGAWLPPKTGATVRSLTLAQLQRYDVGRLNPVSNYGKQFALQQPRDGERIPTLAALFDHVRARGAAAATVRFNIETKIDPTKPDETAAPEPVVRALLAEIDKAQMGSRVTIQSFDWRTLALVGQFAPQLPRAYLSSARTLKDSRWTAGLDASQFASTPQLVKAAAGAAGGPVIWSPAYNDLTPAAIKEAQGLGLKVLPWTVNQRADMLRLMDWGVDGLITDYPDVLRDLVRERGLSLPPPGKASS from the coding sequence ATGACCTCTCCCCTGCTTCGCGCGTATCGCCCAGCCTTGGCCACCCTGGCGGCCTGCATCGCCGGCGCCTTGCTCATCGCGGGCTGCGCGGCCATCCTGCCCAGGGCCAAGCAGCACTTCGACCTGCAGGCACACCGCGGCGGACGGGGGCTCGCGCCCGAGAACACGCTGGCGGCGTTCTCGAATGCCATCGACCTGGGCGTGAACACGCTCGAACTCGACATCGGGCTCACGGCCGACGGCGTGGTCGTGATCTCGCACGACACCGCGCTCAACCCCGACCACACGCGCGATGCGGACGGCGCCTGGCTGCCGCCGAAGACCGGCGCCACCGTGCGCTCGCTCACGCTGGCGCAACTGCAGCGCTACGACGTCGGCCGCCTGAACCCCGTAAGCAACTACGGCAAGCAGTTCGCGCTGCAACAGCCGCGCGACGGCGAGCGCATTCCCACGCTGGCCGCGCTGTTCGATCACGTGCGCGCACGCGGCGCTGCGGCTGCCACGGTGCGCTTCAACATCGAAACCAAGATCGACCCCACCAAGCCCGACGAGACCGCCGCGCCCGAGCCGGTGGTGCGCGCCCTGCTCGCCGAAATCGACAAGGCGCAAATGGGCAGTCGCGTGACCATCCAGAGCTTCGACTGGCGCACGCTCGCGCTGGTCGGCCAGTTCGCGCCGCAGTTGCCGCGCGCCTACCTGAGCTCCGCGCGCACGCTCAAGGACAGCCGCTGGACGGCCGGGCTCGACGCCTCTCAGTTCGCATCGACGCCGCAGTTGGTCAAGGCCGCGGCGGGCGCGGCGGGCGGGCCTGTCATCTGGTCGCCGGCCTACAACGACCTCACACCGGCTGCCATCAAGGAAGCGCAAGGACTCGGCCTCAAGGTGCTGCCCTGGACCGTGAACCAGCGCGCCGACATGCTGCGGCTGATGGACTGGGGCGTGGACGGCCTCATCACCGACTACCCCGACGTGCTGCGCGACCTGGTGCGCGAGCGCGGCCTGTCGCTGCCGCCACCGGGAAAGGCTTCATCATGA
- a CDS encoding amino acid ABC transporter permease — MVDFSLWDILRNLLMALRWTVVLSLIAFVGGGLVGALLLFLRLRGGSAMGRAVGLYVQLFQGTPLLMQLFLAYFGIALFGIDVSAWTAASVALTLYTSAFLTEIWRGCVASIPKGQWEASGSLALSFSEQMRHVILPQAVKIAIAPTVGFLVQVIKGTALASVIGFVELTKAGSMISNATFKPFVVFSCVALLYFVLCFPVSLYAKNLERKSHGRRA, encoded by the coding sequence ATGGTCGATTTTTCTCTCTGGGACATCCTGCGCAACCTGCTGATGGCGCTGCGCTGGACCGTCGTGCTGTCGCTCATCGCCTTTGTCGGGGGCGGGCTGGTGGGCGCCCTGCTGCTGTTCCTGCGGCTGCGCGGCGGCAGCGCCATGGGCCGCGCCGTCGGCCTCTACGTGCAGCTGTTCCAGGGCACGCCGCTCCTGATGCAGTTGTTTCTCGCCTACTTCGGCATTGCGCTGTTCGGCATCGACGTGTCGGCCTGGACCGCGGCCAGCGTGGCGCTCACGCTCTACACCAGCGCCTTTCTCACCGAGATCTGGCGCGGCTGCGTGGCCTCCATTCCCAAGGGCCAGTGGGAAGCGTCGGGCAGCCTGGCGCTGAGCTTCAGCGAGCAGATGCGCCATGTGATCCTGCCGCAGGCCGTGAAGATCGCCATCGCGCCGACGGTGGGCTTCCTGGTGCAGGTGATCAAGGGCACGGCGCTCGCCTCGGTGATCGGCTTTGTCGAACTCACCAAGGCCGGCAGCATGATTTCGAACGCCACCTTCAAGCCCTTCGTGGTGTTCAGCTGCGTGGCGCTGCTTTATTTCGTGCTGTGCTTCCCGGTGAGCCTGTACGCCAAGAATCTCGAGAGGAAATCCCATGGCCGCCGTGCTTGA
- a CDS encoding amino acid ABC transporter ATP-binding protein — translation MAAVLESHQTFAAPIVRVTALRKSYGTNEVLKGIDLDVKRGEVIAIIGKSGSGKSTLLRCINGLEVFQEGSLTVDGKPLLHESAMAMRELRQRVGMIFQSFNLFPHLTVGKNVMLAPTLVKKRSGMEAASQARKLLERVGLAEKFDAMPEQLSGGQQQRVAIARALAMEPAVLLCDEITSALDPELVGEVLRVVESLADEGITLLMVTHEMSFARKVSDRVIFMHQGRVHEMGPPADIFGNPQTAELKQFLSSLHD, via the coding sequence ATGGCCGCCGTGCTTGAATCCCACCAGACCTTTGCCGCGCCCATCGTGCGCGTGACCGCGCTGCGCAAGTCGTATGGCACGAACGAGGTGCTCAAGGGCATCGACCTGGACGTGAAACGCGGCGAGGTCATCGCCATCATCGGCAAGAGCGGCTCGGGCAAGAGCACGCTGCTGCGCTGCATCAACGGGCTCGAGGTGTTCCAGGAAGGCTCGCTCACGGTCGACGGCAAGCCCCTGCTGCACGAGAGCGCCATGGCCATGCGCGAACTGCGCCAGCGCGTGGGCATGATCTTCCAGAGCTTCAACCTGTTCCCGCATCTCACGGTCGGCAAGAACGTGATGCTCGCGCCCACGCTGGTCAAGAAGCGCAGCGGCATGGAGGCGGCCTCGCAGGCGCGCAAGCTGCTCGAGCGCGTGGGCCTGGCCGAGAAATTCGACGCCATGCCCGAGCAACTCTCGGGCGGCCAGCAGCAGCGCGTGGCCATCGCCCGCGCGCTGGCCATGGAGCCGGCCGTGCTGCTGTGCGACGAGATCACCTCGGCGCTCGACCCTGAACTGGTGGGCGAGGTGCTGCGCGTGGTGGAGTCGCTGGCCGACGAAGGCATCACGCTGCTGATGGTCACGCACGAGATGAGCTTTGCGCGCAAGGTGAGCGACCGCGTCATCTTCATGCACCAGGGCCGCGTGCACGAGATGGGGCCGCCGGCGGACATATTCGGCAATCCGCAGACGGCCGAACTCAAGCAGTTTCTCTCGTCGCTGCACGACTGA